The following are from one region of the Arachis duranensis cultivar V14167 chromosome 10, aradu.V14167.gnm2.J7QH, whole genome shotgun sequence genome:
- the LOC107469743 gene encoding uncharacterized protein LOC107469743, translating to MRLYAKFFKELINKKRSWNEKETMILTQECSAVIQRGIPPKLKDPGSFIISCTIGNMILERAFCDLGASINLMPLSMMKKLAIEEVKHTRMSLQMADRLLKIPNGVVENLLVKIGEFIFPTDFVILDMEEEGHNSIILGRPFLATVRAIIDVEKGEMVLRVHNEQMIINVFKAMQYPLEKEKHMRVEMIEDLVEGVLGINDQEEQEEEIETDQDVLEEQVIEIFFEGNTEEVPKQELKPLPPHLKYEFLGGKETLPVIINSSLSMKDEAKLIKVLKIHKIALGRTIDDIKGISFAICMHNILLEEDSRPVVQPQRRLNPTMKEVVQK from the coding sequence atgcggTTATATGCAAAATTCTTCAAggaactcatcaacaagaagagaagctggaatgAAAAGGAGACCATGATCTTGACCCAAGAGTGTAGTGCAGTAATTCAAAGAGGCATTCCACCAAAACTCAAAGACCCAGGGAGCTTTATCATATCATGCACCATAGGCAACATGATATTGGAAAGAGCTTTCTGTGATTTAGGTGCCAGCATCAATTTGATGCCTCTCTCAATGATGAAAAAGCTTGCAATAGAGGAAGTTAAACATACTAGAATGTCACTTCAAATGGCTGATAGATTACTCAAGATACCTAATGGAGTTGTAGAGAACTTAttggtgaagattggagaattCATCTTCCCTACCGATTTTGTCATTTTAGACATGGAAGAAGAGGGACAtaattcaattatcttggggagACCTTTCTTAGCCACAGTAAGAGCCATAATTGATGTAGAGAAAGGTGAAATGGTTCTCAGGGTGCATAATGAGCAGATGATCATCAATGTCTTTAAAGCAATGCAATATCCCCTTGAGAAAGAAAAGCATATGAGAGTGGAAATGATAGAAGACTTGGTGGAAGGAGTGCTTGGAATAAACGATcaagaggaacaagaagaagaaatagaaacaGATCAAGATGTCTTAGAAGAACAAGTGATTGAAATCTTTTTTGAAGGCAATACAGAGGAGGTGCCAAAGCAAGAATTGAAGCCCCTTCCTCCTCATCTCAAGTATGAATTCCTTGGAGGAAAGGAGACCCTtccagtgatcatcaattcatccTTAAGCATGAAAGATGAAGCAAAGCTGATTAAAGTGTTGAAAATTCACAAAATAGCTTTAGGACGGACAATTGATGACATCAAGGGTATAAGCTTTGCTATTTGCATGCATAATATTCTGCTAGAGGAGGACTCAAGACCTGTGGTGCAACCTCAAAGAAGGCTTAACCcaaccatgaaggaagtggttcAAAAGTAG